In Myxocyprinus asiaticus isolate MX2 ecotype Aquarium Trade chromosome 8, UBuf_Myxa_2, whole genome shotgun sequence, a single genomic region encodes these proteins:
- the LOC127444652 gene encoding gastrula zinc finger protein XlCGF57.1-like isoform X3, which yields MLVNRPAGVGMKLFSPPVNSLNKERRTHSLFRCSAAASFIHLCHLSVSILDDFLSFMTANQTFSLCFDKSFKYPVSGVLLSFCVEMLKMSLQVDLMCCKSVGTDLSMLDIDDLMTEISQLKKEVALLEAKLRERGDPLNGEELEKVSCQSSVCVTDGTSTECQDSVWSVRDQRSEQRSRDTQDSELSLTLLCYTDTQESVCDSNQGDQTSTESLASVCNAGEQQMQQIPLKMCSVKLLDCRNLMEMRGETTAEEQHDDHDEDDDFDPSGANSGSCSDGETTSTSKECLSAQSLSCITCEKTFSSKGHLARHERKHTEQKFFKCRTCGCSFSTIQERNFHAKVHRVKKQFHCEQCGKFSSTTPYNLKAHMRIHGDEKPFQCSECEKCFSFKGVLVAHERTHTGEKPYKCPHCEKRFNHKPHLTKHVRVHTNERPYQCSECGKTFTRLDYLKSHQKIHSDQKHYQCSLCDKRFRQKANLIVHERMHSGEKPYLCSHCGKSFYAQGQLSIHQRVHTGEKPYNCDCGKSFSRHDTFANHLRTHTGERPYRCTQCDKTFARQGTLKTHERVHTGEKPYSCSICGERFAYLGSFNTHQNKHAKDQESL from the exons ATGTTGGtcaaccg TCCAGCAGGAGTCGGTATGAAGCTCTTTAGTCCGCCGGTAAACTCACTAAACAAAGAAAGAAGAACTCACAGTTTGTTTAGATGTTCAGCTGCTGCGTCTTTCATACATTTATGTCACTTATCTGTTTCTATTCTTGATGATTTCCTCTCTTTCATGACAGCAAACCAAAcgttttctctttgttttgacAAGAGctttaaatatcctgtttcaggaGTCTTATTGAGTTTTTGTGTTGAGATGTTGAAGATGAGTTTGCAGGTGGATTTGATgtgctgtaaatcagtaggaactgatctgtccatgctggatattgatgatttgatgacagaaatctctcagctgaagaaagaggtggcGTTACTGGAGGCAAAGCTGAGGGAAAGAGGAGATCCACTGAACGGAGAG gagctggagaaggtttcctgtcaatcttcagtgtgtgtgactgatgggacctccacagaatgtcaggattcagtgtggagcgtCAGAGATCAGAgatctgaacagagatccagagacacacaggactcagaGCTCAGCCTCACTTTACTCTGTTATACTGACactcaggagagtgtgtgtgacagtaatcagggtgatcaaacctccacagagtctctggcttctgtctgtaacgctggagaacagcagatgcagCAGATACCattgaagatgtgttcagtgaagctgctggactgcaggaacctgatggagatgagaggagaaaccacagcagaggaacaacatgATGATCACGATGAAGATGATGATTTTGATCCTTCAG GTGCAAACAGTGGTTCATGTTCAGATGGAGAAACGACTTCTACATCAAAAGAGTGTCTGTCAGCACAGAGTCTTTCCTGCATCACCTGTGAGAAGACATTTAGCTCAAAGGGACATTTAGCGAGACATGAGAGAAAACACACAGAACAGAAATTCTTCAAATGCAGGACGTGTGGGTGCAGTTTTTCTACCATACAAGAGAGAAACTTTCATGCAAAAGTGCACAGAGTAAAGAAGCAGTTCCACTGTGAGCAGTGCGGGAAGTTTTCTTCTACCACTCCTTATAATCTAAAAGCTCACATGAGGATACACGGTGACGAAAAGCCTTTTCAATGCAGTGAGTGTGAGAAGTGTTTCAGCTTTAAAGGAGTTCTTGTTGCTCATGAGAGGACACACACAGGGGAGAAACCGTACAagtgtcctcactgtgagaagAGATTCAACCACAAGCCCCATCTGACGAAACATGTTCGTGTGCACACTAATGAGAGACCGTATCAGTGCAGTGAATGTGGTAAAACATTTACACGACTAGATTATCTAAAGTCACATCAGAAAATACACTCTGATCAGAAACACTATCAATGTTCACTGTGTGATAAACGTTTCCGTCAGAAAGCTAATCTGATAGTCCATGAGAGAATGCactctggagagaaaccttacctcTGCTCTCACTGTGGAAAGAGCTTTTATGCTCAGGGTCAGTTGAGCATTCATCAGAGAGTGCACACGGGAGAAAAGCCTTATAACTGTGattgtgggaagagtttcagtcGACACGATACCTTTGCAAATCACCTGAGGACACATACTGGAGAAAGACCTTACAGATGCACTCAGTGTGACAAAACGTTTGCTCGACAAGGTACCTTGAAAACCCATGAGAGAGTGCAtacaggagagaaaccttacagctGCTCCATCTGTGGGGAGAGATTTGCTTATTTAGGAAGTTTTAATACTCATCAGAACAAACATGCTAAAGATCAAGAATCATTATAG
- the LOC127444652 gene encoding zinc finger protein 883-like isoform X1: MLVNRPAGVGMKLFSPPVNSLNKERRTHSLFRCSAAASFIHLCHLSVSILDDFLSFMTANQTFSLCFDKSFKYPVSGVLLSFCVEMLKMSLQVDLMCCKSVGTDLSMLDIDDLMTEISQLKKEVALLEAKLRERGDPLNGEELEKVSCQSSVCVTDGTSTECQDSVWSVRDQRSEQRSRDTQDSELSLTLLCYTDTQESVCDSNQGDQTSTESLASVCNAGEQQMLQIPLKMCSVKLLDCRNLMEMRGETTAEEQHDDHDEDDDHDEDDEDVIQHDDDDDDFLPSGANSGSCSDGETTSTSKECLSAQSLSCITCEKTFSSKGHLARHERKHTEQKFFKCRTCGCSFSTIQERNFHAKVHRVKKQFHCEQCGKFSSTTPYNLKAHMRIHGDEKPFQCSECEKCFSFKGVLVAHERTHTGEKPYKCPHCEKRFNHKPHLTKHVRVHTNERPYQCSECGKTFTRLDYLKSHQKIHSDQKHYQCSLCDKRFRQKANLIVHERMHSGEKPYLCSHCGKSFYAQGQLSIHQRVHTGEKPYNCDCGKSFSRHDTFANHLRTHTGERPYRCTQCDKTFARQGTLKTHERVHTGEKPYSCSICGERFAYLGSFNTHQNKHAKDQESL, encoded by the exons ATGTTGGtcaaccg TCCAGCAGGAGTCGGTATGAAGCTCTTTAGTCCGCCGGTAAACTCACTAAACAAAGAAAGAAGAACTCACAGTTTGTTTAGATGTTCAGCTGCTGCGTCTTTCATACATTTATGTCACTTATCTGTTTCTATTCTTGATGATTTCCTCTCTTTCATGACAGCAAACCAAAcgttttctctttgttttgacAAGAGctttaaatatcctgtttcaggaGTCTTATTGAGTTTTTGTGTTGAGATGTTGAAGATGAGTTTGCAGGTGGATTTGATgtgctgtaaatcagtaggaactgatctgtccatgctggatattgatgatttgatgacagaaatctctcagctgaagaaagaggtggcGTTACTGGAGGCAAAGCTGAGGGAAAGAGGAGATCCACTGAACGGAGAG gagctggagaaggtttcctgtcaatcttcagtgtgtgtgactgatgggacctccacagaatgtcaggattcagtgtggagcgtCAGAGATCAGAgatctgaacagagatccagagacacacaggactcagaGCTCAGCCTCACTTTACTCTGTTATACTGACactcaggagagtgtgtgtgacagtaatcagggtgatcaaacctccacagagtctctggcttctgtctgtaacgctggagaacagcagatgctgcagataccattgaagatgtgttcagtgaagctgctggactgcaggaacctgatggagatgagaggagaaaccacagcagaggaGCAACATGATGATCACGATGAAGATGATGATCACGATGAAGATGATGAGGATGTTATTCAacatgacgatgatgatgatgattttctTCCTTCAG GTGCAAACAGTGGTTCATGTTCAGATGGAGAAACGACTTCTACATCAAAAGAGTGTCTGTCAGCACAGAGTCTTTCCTGCATCACCTGTGAGAAGACATTTAGCTCAAAGGGACATTTAGCGAGACATGAGAGAAAACACACAGAACAGAAATTCTTCAAATGCAGGACGTGTGGGTGCAGTTTTTCTACCATACAAGAGAGAAACTTTCATGCAAAAGTGCACAGAGTAAAGAAGCAGTTCCACTGTGAGCAGTGCGGGAAGTTTTCTTCTACCACTCCTTATAATCTAAAAGCTCACATGAGGATACACGGTGACGAAAAGCCTTTTCAATGCAGTGAGTGTGAGAAGTGTTTCAGCTTTAAAGGAGTTCTTGTTGCTCATGAGAGGACACACACAGGGGAGAAACCGTACAagtgtcctcactgtgagaagAGATTCAACCACAAGCCCCATCTGACGAAACATGTTCGTGTGCACACTAATGAGAGACCGTATCAGTGCAGTGAATGTGGTAAAACATTTACACGACTAGATTATCTAAAGTCACATCAGAAAATACACTCTGATCAGAAACACTATCAATGTTCACTGTGTGATAAACGTTTCCGTCAGAAAGCTAATCTGATAGTCCATGAGAGAATGCactctggagagaaaccttacctcTGCTCTCACTGTGGAAAGAGCTTTTATGCTCAGGGTCAGTTGAGCATTCATCAGAGAGTGCACACGGGAGAAAAGCCTTATAACTGTGattgtgggaagagtttcagtcGACACGATACCTTTGCAAATCACCTGAGGACACATACTGGAGAAAGACCTTACAGATGCACTCAGTGTGACAAAACGTTTGCTCGACAAGGTACCTTGAAAACCCATGAGAGAGTGCAtacaggagagaaaccttacagctGCTCCATCTGTGGGGAGAGATTTGCTTATTTAGGAAGTTTTAATACTCATCAGAACAAACATGCTAAAGATCAAGAATCATTATAG
- the LOC127444652 gene encoding zinc finger protein ZFP2-like isoform X4 codes for MLKMSLQVDLMCCKSVGTDLSMLDIDDLMTEISQLKKEVALLEAKLRERGDPLNGEELEKVSCQSSVCVTDGTSTECQDSVWSVRDQRSEQRSRDTQDSELSLTLLCYTDTQESVCDSNQGDQTSTESLASVCNAGEQQMLQIPLKMCSVKLLDCRNLMEMRGETTAEEQHDDHDEDDVIQHDDHDEDDVIQHDDHDEDDVIQHDDHDDDDDDVIQHDSHDDDDDDDDFIPSDRNSGSCSDGETTSTSKECLSAQSLSCITCEKKFSSKGHLARHERKHTEQKIYKCKTCGSSFSTSEEKKLHTEVHRVKKQFHCEQCGKVFSAGYIRNAHMKTHSDEKAFHCKECDKFFRTKGVLVAHKRLHTGEKPYKCPHCEKRFNHKPHLTKHVRVHTNERPYQCSECGKTFTQLDYLKSHQKIHSEEKRHQCSHCDKRFHHKSQLIIHERMHTGEKPYLCSHCGKRFSGPGHLQFHLRVHTGEKPYHCSICGMRFSKQNTFAKHKRIHTGERPYKCPQCDKTFARPDVLKTHQRVHTGEKPYSCSICGERFTYLGSFQTHKKKHAKEQESSLCGS; via the exons ATGTTGAAGATGAGTTTGCAGGTGGATTTGATgtgctgtaaatcagtaggaactgatctgtccatgctggatattgatgatttgatgacagaaatctctcagctgaagaaagaggtggcGTTACTGGAGGCAAAGCTGAGGGAAAGAGGAGATCCACTGAACGGAGAG gagctggagaaggtttcctgtcaatcttcagtgtgtgtgactgatgggacctccacagaatgtcaggattcagtgtggagcgtCAGAGATCAGAgatctgaacagagatccagagacacacaggactcagaGCTCAGCCTCACTTTACTCTGTTATACTGACactcaggagagtgtgtgtgacagtaatcagggtgatcaaacctccacagagtctctggcttctgtctgtaacgctggagaacagcagatgctgcagataccattgaagatgtgttcagtgaagctgctggactgcaggaacctgatggagatgagaggagaaaccacagcagaggaacaacatgATGATCACGATGAAGATGATGTTATTCAACATGATGATCACGATGAAGATGATGTTATTCAACATGATGATCACGATGAAGATGATGTTATTCAACATGATGAtcacgatgatgatgatgatgatgttattCAACATGACAGtcacgatgatgatgatgatgatgatgattttattcCATCAG ATAGAAACAGTGGTTCATGTTCAGATGGAGAAACGACTTCTACATCAAAAGAGTGTCTGTCAGCACAGAGTCTTTCCTGCATCACCTGTGAGAAGAAATTCAGCTCAAAGGGACATTTGGCGAGACATGAGAGAAAACACACAGAACAGAAAATCTACAAATGTAAGACATGTGGGAGCAGCTTTTCTACCTCAGAAGAGAAGAAACTTCATACGGAAGTGCACAGAGTAAAGAAGCAGTTCCACTGTGAGCAGTGCGGGAAGGTTTTCTCAGCTGGTTATATACGAAATGCTCACATGAAGACACACAGTGATGAAAAAGCGTTCCACTGCAAAGAGTGTGACAAGTTTTTCAGAACTAAAGGAGTTCTTGTTGCTCATAAGAGACTACATACAGgggagaaaccatacaagtgtcctcactgtgagaagAGATTCAACCACAAGCCCCATCTGACGAAACATGTCCGTGTGCACACCAATGAGAGGCCGTATCAGTGCAGTGAATGTGGGAAAACGTTTACACAGCTAGATTATCTAAAGTCACATCAGAAAATACACTCTGAGGAGAAACGCCATCAATGCTCACACTGTGATAAACGTTTCCATCATAAATCTCAGCTGATAATCCATGAGAGAatgcacactggagagaaaccttacctcTGCTCTCACTGTGGAAAGAGATTTTCTGGTCCAGGTCATCTCCAGTTTCATCTGAGAGTGCACACGGGAGAAAAGCCTTATCACTGTAGCATTTGTGGGATGAGATTCAGTAAACAAAATACCTTTGCAAAGcacaagagaattcatactggagaaagacCTTACAAATGCCCTCAGTGTGACAAAACATTTGCTCGACCGGATGTCCTGAAAACCCATCAGAGAGTGCAtacaggagagaaaccttacagctGCTCTATCTGTGGGGAGAGATTCACTTATTTAGGAAGTTTTCAGACTCACAAGAAGAAACATGCTAAAGAACAAGAATCATCATTGTGTGGTTCATAA
- the LOC127444652 gene encoding zinc finger protein 260-like isoform X2, whose product MLVNRPAGVGMKLFSPPVNSLNKERRTHSLFRCSAAASFIHLCHLSVSILDDFLSFMTANQTFSLCFDKSFKYPVSGVLLSFCVEMLKMSLQVDLMCCKSVGTDLSMLDIDDLMTEISQLKKEVALLEAKLRERGDPLNGEELEKVSCQSSVCVTDGTSTECQDSVWSVRDQRSEQRSRDTQDSELSLTLLCYTDTQESVCDSNQGDQTSTESLASVCNAGEQQMQQIPLKMCSVKLLDCRNLMEMRGETTAEEQHDDHDEDDDFDPSGANSGSCSDGETTSTSKECLSAQSLSCITCEKTFSSKGHLARHERKHTEQKIYKCRRCESSFSTSEEIKRHSKVHRGKGFHCDQCGKVFLVPSLLKVHLTTHSDEKPFQCSECDKCFRTKGNLVIHERIHTGEKPLKCPHCEKRFAYGNYLKIHVRSHTNERPYQCSKCGKTFVRIYDLKSHQKIHSEEKHYQCSHCDKRFRQKSPLIIHEKMHSGEKPYLCSHCGMRFYTSGKLSIHQRVHTGEKPYHCSICGKSFNQQGNLLMHQRTHTGERPYKCTQCDKTFARPDVLKTHQRVHTGEKPYSCSICGESFTYLGCFYTHQKKHANDQTALESS is encoded by the exons ATGTTGGtcaaccg TCCAGCAGGAGTCGGTATGAAGCTCTTTAGTCCGCCGGTAAACTCACTAAACAAAGAAAGAAGAACTCACAGTTTGTTTAGATGTTCAGCTGCTGCGTCTTTCATACATTTATGTCACTTATCTGTTTCTATTCTTGATGATTTCCTCTCTTTCATGACAGCAAACCAAAcgttttctctttgttttgacAAGAGctttaaatatcctgtttcaggaGTCTTATTGAGTTTTTGTGTTGAGATGTTGAAGATGAGTTTGCAGGTGGATTTGATgtgctgtaaatcagtaggaactgatctgtccatgctggatattgatgatttgatgacagaaatctctcagctgaagaaagaggtggcGTTACTGGAGGCAAAGCTGAGGGAAAGAGGAGATCCACTGAACGGAGAG gagctggagaaggtttcctgtcaatcttcagtgtgtgtgactgatgggacctccacagaatgtcaggattcagtgtggagcgtCAGAGATCAGAgatctgaacagagatccagagacacacaggactcagaGCTCAGCCTCACTTTACTCTGTTATACTGACactcaggagagtgtgtgtgacagtaatcagggtgatcaaacctccacagagtctctggcttctgtctgtaacgctggagaacagcagatgcagCAGATACCattgaagatgtgttcagtgaagctgctggactgcaggaacctgatggagatgagaggagaaaccacagcagaggaacaacatgATGATCACGATGAAGATGATGATTTTGATCCTTCAG GTGCAAACAGTGGTTCATGTTCAGATGGAGAAACGACTTCTACATCAAAAGAGTGTCTGTCAGCACAGAGTCTTTCCTGCATCACCTGTGAGAAGACATTCAGCTCAAAGGGACATTTAGCGAGACATGAGAGGAAACACACAGAACAGAAAATCTACAAATGCAGGAGATGTGAAAGCAGCTTTTCTACCTCAGAAGAGATCAAACGTCATTCAAAAGTGCACAGAGGAAAGGGGTTCCACTGTGATCAGTGCGGGAAGGTTTTCCTTGTTCCTTCTCTTCTAAAAGTTCACCTGACGACACACAGTGATGAAAAGCCTTTTCAATGCAGTGAGTGTGACAAGTGTTTCAGAACTAAAGGAAATCTTGTTATTCATGAGAGAATACACACAGGAGAGAAACCGTTGAagtgtcctcactgtgagaagAGATTCGCCTACGGAAACTATCTGAAGATACATGTCCGTTCGCACACCAATGAGAGGCCATACCAGTGCAGTAAATGTGGGAAAACCTTTGTACGGATCTATGATTTAAAGTCACATCAGAAAATACACTCTGAGGAGAAACACTATCAATGTTCACACTGTGATAAACGTTTCCGTCAGAAGTCTCCTCTGATAATCCATGAGAAAATGCactctggagagaaaccttacctcTGCTCTCACTGTGGAATGAGATTTTATACTTCAGGTAAGTTGAGCATTCATCAGAGAGTGCACACGGGAGAAAAGCCTTATCACTGCAgcatttgtggaaagagttttaatCAACAAGGTAACTTACTGATGCACCAGAGAACACATACTGGAGAAAGACCTTACAAATGCACTCAGTGTGACAAAACGTTTGCTCGACCGGATGTCCTGAAAACCCATCAGAGAGTGCAtacaggagagaaaccttacagctGCTCCATCTGCGGGGAAAGTTTCACTTATTTAGGATGTTTTTATACTCATCAGAAGAAACATGCTAACGATCAAACCGCCCTGGAATCATCATAA
- the LOC127444652 gene encoding zinc finger protein 501-like isoform X5, which yields MLKMSLQVDLMCCKSVGTDLSMLDIDDLMTEISQLKKEVALLEAKLRERGDPLNGEELEKVSCQSSVCVTDGTSTECQDSVWSVRDQRSEQRSRDTQDSELSLTLLCYTDTQESVCDSNQGDQTSTESLASVCNAGEQQMQQIPLKMCSVKLLDCRNLMEMRGETTAEEQHDDHDEDDDFDPSGANSGSCSDGETTSTSKECLSAQSLSCITCEKTFSSKGHLARHERKHTEQKIYKCRRCESSFSTSEEIKRHSKVHRGKGFHCDQCGKVFLVPSLLKVHLTTHSDEKPFQCSECDKCFRTKGNLVIHERIHTGEKPLKCPHCEKRFAYGNYLKIHVRSHTNERPYQCSKCGKTFVRIYDLKSHQKIHSEEKHYQCSHCDKRFRQKSPLIIHEKMHSGEKPYLCSHCGMRFYTSGKLSIHQRVHTGEKPYHCSICGKSFNQQGNLLMHQRTHTGERPYKCTQCDKTFARPDVLKTHQRVHTGEKPYSCSICGESFTYLGCFYTHQKKHANDQTALESS from the exons ATGTTGAAGATGAGTTTGCAGGTGGATTTGATgtgctgtaaatcagtaggaactgatctgtccatgctggatattgatgatttgatgacagaaatctctcagctgaagaaagaggtggcGTTACTGGAGGCAAAGCTGAGGGAAAGAGGAGATCCACTGAACGGAGAG gagctggagaaggtttcctgtcaatcttcagtgtgtgtgactgatgggacctccacagaatgtcaggattcagtgtggagcgtCAGAGATCAGAgatctgaacagagatccagagacacacaggactcagaGCTCAGCCTCACTTTACTCTGTTATACTGACactcaggagagtgtgtgtgacagtaatcagggtgatcaaacctccacagagtctctggcttctgtctgtaacgctggagaacagcagatgcagCAGATACCattgaagatgtgttcagtgaagctgctggactgcaggaacctgatggagatgagaggagaaaccacagcagaggaacaacatgATGATCACGATGAAGATGATGATTTTGATCCTTCAG GTGCAAACAGTGGTTCATGTTCAGATGGAGAAACGACTTCTACATCAAAAGAGTGTCTGTCAGCACAGAGTCTTTCCTGCATCACCTGTGAGAAGACATTCAGCTCAAAGGGACATTTAGCGAGACATGAGAGGAAACACACAGAACAGAAAATCTACAAATGCAGGAGATGTGAAAGCAGCTTTTCTACCTCAGAAGAGATCAAACGTCATTCAAAAGTGCACAGAGGAAAGGGGTTCCACTGTGATCAGTGCGGGAAGGTTTTCCTTGTTCCTTCTCTTCTAAAAGTTCACCTGACGACACACAGTGATGAAAAGCCTTTTCAATGCAGTGAGTGTGACAAGTGTTTCAGAACTAAAGGAAATCTTGTTATTCATGAGAGAATACACACAGGAGAGAAACCGTTGAagtgtcctcactgtgagaagAGATTCGCCTACGGAAACTATCTGAAGATACATGTCCGTTCGCACACCAATGAGAGGCCATACCAGTGCAGTAAATGTGGGAAAACCTTTGTACGGATCTATGATTTAAAGTCACATCAGAAAATACACTCTGAGGAGAAACACTATCAATGTTCACACTGTGATAAACGTTTCCGTCAGAAGTCTCCTCTGATAATCCATGAGAAAATGCactctggagagaaaccttacctcTGCTCTCACTGTGGAATGAGATTTTATACTTCAGGTAAGTTGAGCATTCATCAGAGAGTGCACACGGGAGAAAAGCCTTATCACTGCAgcatttgtggaaagagttttaatCAACAAGGTAACTTACTGATGCACCAGAGAACACATACTGGAGAAAGACCTTACAAATGCACTCAGTGTGACAAAACGTTTGCTCGACCGGATGTCCTGAAAACCCATCAGAGAGTGCAtacaggagagaaaccttacagctGCTCCATCTGCGGGGAAAGTTTCACTTATTTAGGATGTTTTTATACTCATCAGAAGAAACATGCTAACGATCAAACCGCCCTGGAATCATCATAA